Within the Candidatus Izemoplasma sp. genome, the region CGATACGTAACTTCTACTGCCATTCGTTTCAACTCTTTTAATGTTTTTAATTCTGTCACATAATGTTCCATCACTTTCACCCTATCATGTTTACTGTATTCAGTATAGCATATCCAAAAGAAATAAGGAATCAATGAGATTCCTTAGGTTTCATTTTGGATCACAATTTTAATACCAAATACTTCTTTGTTGTCTGTGACATCTTTTAACTCAGATTCATTGACGTATTGATAAATCTTATACGGTTTATATTTGAGCAATAGACATAACTTCTTATCATCAGGCATCTTTCTTAATTCAATTGCCCGTTTGTACCCTGTTTTAAAGTTACCATTTTTAATAGATCCACGTTTTAATACTAAAAAATGCTTAGAATTGAATGTTAACATACTGTTTTTTGTTGTCTTAATAACTTTGTAATAATACTCACTATCGACAAAGTCATAAGGCTTAAAATATACTTTTTTCATAAAACACCTCATCTTTGATTTATCTTATTATAACACATATTTCTCAATATGGCTATGTTATGGCTTAATCAACAACTTGATTTTTAAAAAAATATTTGATTGTACACAATTTAATATGTTTACACAGTCTATTTAAAGTAAAGTAGATCATCGTTATTATGAAATGTGTGACCAAGATGCATTAGGTGATGTGGATTATAATTTATAAAATGACATATTATTCCCAATAAACGCATCTATATAAGCGTTAGCAAATCGATTTTGATTAAAAACATAAAAAAAAGCCGACATTGTCGGCTTTTTAGTTAACAACTTATAAAACTTCGATATTTGTTGCTTGAGGACCTTTTTGGCCTTCTTCAACATCGAAACTTACAGTGTCTCCTTCATCTAAAGATTTGAATCCATCTTTTTGAATTTGAGAATAATGTGCAAATACATCTTCACCATCTTCAGTAGTGATAAATCCGAATCCTTTTTCAGAATTAAACCATTTTACTGTTCCTGTCATGACTGTTACCTCCGTTAATTTTATTTGACGTACTCAATTGCTACTATTAACTAAGGTAACTTTGTACACTTAATTCATTTCTCAATTTTTCTTTCATCAATACTAATAATACACTATATAAATTAAATTGCAAGTAATATCGACTTTTATTTTTATTTAAGCGGTTTTTCACGTATTAAAGCCATTATTTTTAACAAATTTTTGTCTATACTTTATTATCTCACAAAAAAGTCATTATAATAATGCTTGTACTTGTCAAAAACTATGTTATAATCCATATCGAAATCCAGGGTAAATGAGATTATAATATGGAATCGCTAAGATTATTATATAAAATAGGACATGGTCCAAGTAGTTCTCATACAATGGGGCCAGAACGAATCTGCCAAAGTGTACATAATATGTATCATGGGGATAAGTACCATGTAATATTATATGGATCACTTAGTTTTACGGGACGTGGTCATCTGACAGACTATATCATTCAAAAGACACTTCCTAACAGTCATGTTGAATTTTCAACTGACATTGATATTCCGCATCCCAATACGATGGATATCATTGTTTACAAGCATAATCAGCTAATTGCACAAGAACGTTATTTTAGTCTCGGTGGTGGATCATTTCGTCGTGATGGTGACGCTCCTAAGGACAATATGCAACGATATCCCCATCAGTCTTTTTCAGACATTAAAACTTATTGTCAAGAACAGAACCTTACTTTAGTAGAGTATGTCTATCATCATGAACCTAAGATAAAAAAGCATCTCAAAACGGTTTGGAATACTATGCAAGAAAGCATTAATCAAGGCTTGCATACCGAAGGGGTGTTGCCTGGTGCGTTAAACATTAAACGAAAAGCCCGATCCCTTCTTTACTCACAACAGAATAAAGTCTCAATTCAATTACGCCTTGTCAGCGCATTTGCCTATGCGGTGAGTGAAGTTAACGCAAGTGGTGGCAAAGTCGTTACTGCCCCAACTTGTGGAGCTAGCGGGGTGCTACCAAGTGTTTTATATTATTTAAAAGATGCCCACAAATATAATGATGAGCTTATCATCGATGCGTTAGCAGTGGCTGGATTAATTGGAAATATTATCAAGCATAATGGATCAATTAGTGGTGCCGAAGCTGGCTGTCAAGCTGAAGTTGGCACGGCGTGCTCAATGGCTGCGGCAGCCTATGCGTATTTAGAAAATGGTGACCTTGATGTTATTGAGTATGCTGCTGAAATCGCATTAGAACACCACCTTGGCTTAACCTGTGATCCTGTTCTTGGGTATGTTCAGATTCCTTGCATCGAACGTAACGCAGTGGCGGGGCATAGAGCGATTAATGCGGGTGAGTTAGCACAATTACTCACATCTACTCAAGTCGTCTCATTTGATACTATTGTTGAGACGATGATTGAAACAGGAAGAGATATCAATGCGTCTTACCGGGAAACGAGTATCGGTGGACTCGCTAAACGATTTAAGTTAATTGAATAGAAAAAAACAAAGCGATTATGAGATTTTTACTCATAATCGTTTTGTATTAATCTTGATAAGATATTGTTTTATTATAGCGTTTGCGTTTATTCTCATCTAAAATCTTTTTTCTTAATCGAATCGCATCTGGTGTGATTTCAACGAGTTCATCCAATTCGATAAATTCAAGGGCTTCTTCTAATGATAAGTCTAACGGATCGAGTAACTTGATTGCTTCATCTGAACCACTAGATCGTACGTTAGTAAGTTGTTTATTTTTACACGGATTCACGACTAAATCATTCTGTCTTGAATGCAGTCCAATAATCATACCCGGATATACTTTCGTCGATGGTGTAATAATCATCCGTCCCCGTTTCGATAGATTAAATAAACTGTACGCCATTGCAGTACCTTTTTCTTTCGCAATCAAAACACCATTTCGATGTTGGTCGATATCACCAGCATATGGTTTAAAAGAATCAAATGATTTCTCTAAGGTACCTTGGCCTTTGGTCGCATTGATGAATTCACTTCGGTATCCTATTAATCCTCTTGTTGGGACTAAGTATTGTAACTTAGTCATCCCTTCATCACTCATCATATGACGTAATTGTCCCTTGCGTTGATTAAGGGCCGATATGACATTGCCACTAAACTCATCTGGCAAGGTGATGATGGCTTCTTCATACGGTTCTAGTCGTTTACCATCTTCTTCGATATAAAGTACCTCTGGTTTACTAACGCAGAGTTCATAACCTTCACGACGCATATTCTCAAGTAAAATAGATAAATGTAATTCGCCACGGCCACTGACTTTAAACCCTTCAATCCCATTTAACGGTTCCACGGTTAGACCAATATTTGTTTCTAGTTCTTTAAAGAGTCTTGAACGTATTTGTCGAGTCGTTACAAGTGAGCCACTTTGTCCAACAAATGGTCCGTCATTCACTAAGAAGTTCATGGCTAATGTTGGTTTCTCAATTTCAATCATATCCATCGCTTCAACATGTTCAGGGTCACACAAGGTTTCACCAATAGAAATATGGCTAATCCCA harbors:
- a CDS encoding cold-shock protein; protein product: MTGTVKWFNSEKGFGFITTEDGEDVFAHYSQIQKDGFKSLDEGDTVSFDVEEGQKGPQATNIEVL
- a CDS encoding L-serine ammonia-lyase; protein product: MESLRLLYKIGHGPSSSHTMGPERICQSVHNMYHGDKYHVILYGSLSFTGRGHLTDYIIQKTLPNSHVEFSTDIDIPHPNTMDIIVYKHNQLIAQERYFSLGGGSFRRDGDAPKDNMQRYPHQSFSDIKTYCQEQNLTLVEYVYHHEPKIKKHLKTVWNTMQESINQGLHTEGVLPGALNIKRKARSLLYSQQNKVSIQLRLVSAFAYAVSEVNASGGKVVTAPTCGASGVLPSVLYYLKDAHKYNDELIIDALAVAGLIGNIIKHNGSISGAEAGCQAEVGTACSMAAAAYAYLENGDLDVIEYAAEIALEHHLGLTCDPVLGYVQIPCIERNAVAGHRAINAGELAQLLTSTQVVSFDTIVETMIETGRDINASYRETSIGGLAKRFKLIE
- the typA gene encoding translational GTPase TypA, with the protein product MKSIINIAVVAHVDAGKSTLVDALLNQSGVFHENEVVVEQVMDSNDLERERGITIYSKNCAIEHNNTKINIVDTPGHADFSSEVERIIKTVDTVILLVDSSEGPMPQTRVVLEKALHQNLKPIVFINKVDKKDQRAEEIVNECFDLFIDLGATDEQCDFPIVYGIARDGIALHNLDDDSDNLEPLFETLLRVTNPYPDLANAPLQLQVSSLAYDDYLGRQGIGRITKGTLKANTTYTLSKRNGETVTVKTGKVYVNEGLAKVEKEAAYAGDIVTFSGISHISIGETLCDPEHVEAMDMIEIEKPTLAMNFLVNDGPFVGQSGSLVTTRQIRSRLFKELETNIGLTVEPLNGIEGFKVSGRGELHLSILLENMRREGYELCVSKPEVLYIEEDGKRLEPYEEAIITLPDEFSGNVISALNQRKGQLRHMMSDEGMTKLQYLVPTRGLIGYRSEFINATKGQGTLEKSFDSFKPYAGDIDQHRNGVLIAKEKGTAMAYSLFNLSKRGRMIITPSTKVYPGMIIGLHSRQNDLVVNPCKNKQLTNVRSSGSDEAIKLLDPLDLSLEEALEFIELDELVEITPDAIRLRKKILDENKRKRYNKTISYQD